The Aminithiophilus ramosus genome contains a region encoding:
- a CDS encoding M24 family metallopeptidase: MKGRVNHMLNRDKIAAVAADMRARGVDVFIIGTSTDLEYVSGLAMHDCERFKALFVKADGGTFCLVPHIYLQEFQSGMPDTTPLYVWEDHDWFYSALARAFEEQGIPAGAKVAVNDSVRAVDAIEVAGRQKVELVNGWHYLDAMRSHKDADEAAAMLRAGQIADEALTALLPFIRPGRTERELKRRLLDLFEEKGAQGISFTPIVARGANAAMAHYNKEDGIVGDHDTVLFDFGCRYKGYCSDMTRTLFVGEATEEERTLYEIVRRAQAAGEAAVRPGVTSQEVDRAARRVIEEAGYGAYFNNRLGHGIGLAVHETPYIMEGNEQVLEPGMTFSIEPGIYIPGKIGIRIENIVLVTDEGCRPLNVFPREIVNVLDFE, encoded by the coding sequence ATGAAAGGAAGGGTAAATCACATGCTGAACAGGGACAAAATCGCGGCCGTCGCCGCCGACATGAGAGCCAGAGGCGTCGACGTCTTCATCATCGGCACATCGACAGATCTCGAGTACGTCAGCGGTCTGGCCATGCACGATTGCGAGCGTTTCAAGGCCCTTTTCGTCAAGGCCGACGGCGGCACCTTCTGCCTCGTCCCCCACATCTACCTTCAGGAGTTTCAGTCGGGCATGCCCGACACGACGCCCCTCTACGTCTGGGAGGATCACGACTGGTTCTACTCCGCCCTTGCCCGCGCCTTCGAGGAACAGGGCATCCCGGCGGGGGCCAAGGTGGCCGTCAACGACAGCGTCCGCGCCGTCGACGCCATCGAGGTGGCCGGCCGCCAGAAGGTGGAGCTCGTCAACGGGTGGCACTACCTGGACGCCATGAGATCCCACAAGGATGCCGACGAGGCGGCGGCCATGCTCCGTGCCGGTCAGATCGCCGACGAGGCGCTGACGGCCCTTCTCCCCTTCATCCGTCCCGGCAGGACGGAGAGGGAGCTCAAGCGGCGTCTCCTCGACCTTTTCGAGGAGAAGGGAGCCCAGGGGATCTCTTTCACCCCCATCGTGGCCCGAGGGGCCAATGCGGCCATGGCCCACTACAACAAAGAAGACGGCATCGTCGGTGATCACGATACGGTCCTCTTCGACTTCGGCTGCCGCTACAAAGGCTACTGTTCGGACATGACCCGGACCCTCTTCGTCGGCGAGGCGACGGAGGAGGAGCGGACGCTTTACGAGATCGTCCGCCGCGCCCAGGCCGCAGGTGAGGCCGCCGTGCGCCCCGGAGTGACGTCCCAGGAAGTGGACCGGGCGGCACGACGCGTCATCGAAGAGGCCGGCTACGGCGCCTATTTCAACAACCGTCTGGGCCACGGCATCGGCCTCGCCGTCCACGAGACGCCCTACATCATGGAAGGGAATGAACAGGTCCTGGAGCCGGGCATGACTTTCAGCATCGAGCCGGGCATCTACATTCCGGGCAAGATCGGCATCCGCATCGAGAACATCGTCCTCGTCACCGACGAAGGCTGTCGGCCCCTGAACGTCTTCCCCCGGGAGATCGTCAACGTCCTCGACTTCGAGTAG